From the genome of bacterium, one region includes:
- a CDS encoding DEAD/DEAH box helicase, producing MKPQTPDHPITAKQILKDYYGFETFRHPQEDIVSDLVLGQDLLVLMPTGGGKSLCYQIPSLLRPGVGIVVSPLIALMEDQVTALTLLGIRAAYYNSSL from the coding sequence ATGAAACCGCAAACGCCAGACCATCCCATCACTGCCAAACAAATTTTAAAAGACTACTATGGTTTCGAGACGTTTCGTCATCCTCAAGAAGATATTGTATCGGATCTCGTCTTAGGACAGGATTTACTCGTCCTAATGCCCACTGGTGGTGGAAAATCGTTGTGTTATCAGATCCCCTCTTTACTTCGACCAGGTGTGGGAATTGTTGTATCCCCTTTGATAGCCTTGATGGAAGACCAAGTAACAGCGTTAACCTTGCTTGGAATACGCGCGGCATACTACAACTCTTCGCTC